The window TCGCCTACGCCACGCACGTTCTCGGCCCGTTCGCGCTGACCGTGGCACTGCGGCAGAGGCTCTCCGGCGGGCGGGTGATCTGGGTGTCGTCCGGCGGCATGTACTCCGCCGGACTGGGCTTCGACCTGGAGTCGTCGTCGGGGAAGTACAGCGGGGTGCGCGCGTACGCCCGGACCAAGCGGATGCAGGTGGTGATCGCGCAGCAGTTGGCGGAGCGGTTCGGCCGGGATCCGGTGGTGCACAGCATGCATCCCGGCTGGGCCTCCACTCCCGGGCTGTCCGACTCGCTGCCCGGCTTCGACCGGATCACCCGGCCGATCCTGCGTACCGCCGAGCAGGGGGCGGACACCATCGTGTGGCTGGCGGCCGCCGAGGAGGCGGGGCGCAGCACCGGGCTGTTCTGGTGCGACCGCCGGCCGCGGCCCACGCACTACCTGCCCTGGCAACGGGACGACCCGGCCGCGGTGGAGCACCTCTGGTCCAGCGTCGGCGCCGCGA is drawn from Nakamurella alba and contains these coding sequences:
- a CDS encoding SDR family NAD(P)-dependent oxidoreductase encodes the protein MTRPPRGSVLTSVLDSAMDRLVVPGYSRLGPMVRRRWWPADPEPFDGTPHIVVTGGSSGLGRATAAGLSALGAVVHLVGRSAERLESSAATIRQAVPGSELELHVCDIGDLDAVAELAGELPETVHGLVHSAGLVPPERALSPQGHELAYATHVLGPFALTVALRQRLSGGRVIWVSSGGMYSAGLGFDLESSSGKYSGVRAYARTKRMQVVIAQQLAERFGRDPVVHSMHPGWASTPGLSDSLPGFDRITRPILRTAEQGADTIVWLAAAEEAGRSTGLFWCDRRPRPTHYLPWQRDDPAAVEHLWSSVGAATGLDLR